In bacterium, one DNA window encodes the following:
- a CDS encoding recombinase family protein, producing the protein MRAVIVAAVSTGAQASEERYSIPQQLDLCRGMCAQRAWQVVGEITIAGHSRAYNWLDELCADCAEYGNLLRTIRADATDLVVCRDYDRLWRTDALRAQLMAVCREHRVQIYALNQPVEPVDPALLAHSSDSSLIITAVSGVVSQLENESRKRRTMAGLRGRVARGLPPGAAKPRYGYARVDKHLVVNEAEARWVRWIHERYAEGQGAPALTFALNDMGIPGPTGGRWHRDTVRHIIAHPVYAGMVRYGDILTKGQHEAIVSPELWQRCHDAQQRRHVPQMRNPAYILSGLVRCGYCGGALTYATPHHGIAILRCATYAHWGGRQCQVNSIRAVELEGYVLYQVKAALDNPLAFAEAQRVDKRVDESAELATYQAAYVANADKWARWDRLYEAGGIDANELLTHRAEIQAAQQALQARITAIESIAQREASRHNRLVELASTLDTLDTLPPERLSQLYRLLIARVIVHRAYPPCIEWL; encoded by the coding sequence ATGCGTGCCGTCATCGTCGCCGCCGTCTCTACCGGCGCTCAGGCCAGTGAAGAGCGTTACAGCATCCCCCAGCAGCTCGACCTCTGCCGGGGGATGTGCGCGCAACGCGCCTGGCAGGTGGTCGGTGAGATCACCATCGCCGGTCATTCCCGCGCTTACAACTGGCTCGACGAGTTGTGTGCAGATTGTGCCGAATATGGTAACCTCTTGCGCACTATCCGCGCCGATGCCACCGACCTGGTAGTGTGCCGTGACTATGATCGCCTCTGGCGCACCGACGCCCTGCGCGCACAGCTGATGGCCGTGTGCCGTGAGCACCGCGTGCAAATCTACGCCCTGAATCAGCCCGTCGAACCTGTTGACCCCGCGCTCCTGGCGCACAGCTCCGACAGCAGCCTCATCATCACCGCCGTGTCGGGCGTGGTGAGCCAGCTTGAGAACGAATCGCGCAAGCGCCGCACCATGGCCGGCCTGCGTGGACGTGTTGCGCGGGGCCTGCCTCCGGGCGCGGCCAAGCCCCGTTACGGCTACGCTCGCGTAGACAAGCACCTCGTCGTCAACGAGGCCGAGGCCCGCTGGGTGCGCTGGATACACGAGCGCTACGCCGAGGGCCAGGGCGCGCCGGCGCTGACCTTTGCCCTCAACGATATGGGTATCCCCGGCCCCACCGGGGGACGTTGGCATCGTGATACGGTGCGGCACATCATCGCTCATCCCGTCTACGCCGGCATGGTGCGCTATGGCGATATTCTGACCAAAGGGCAGCACGAAGCCATTGTCAGCCCGGAACTGTGGCAACGTTGCCACGACGCGCAGCAGCGCCGCCATGTGCCCCAAATGCGCAACCCCGCCTACATCCTCTCTGGACTGGTACGTTGCGGCTATTGCGGCGGCGCGCTCACCTACGCCACGCCCCACCACGGTATAGCCATTCTGCGTTGCGCCACCTACGCTCACTGGGGCGGGCGACAGTGCCAGGTCAACAGCATCCGCGCCGTGGAGCTGGAGGGCTATGTGCTCTACCAGGTCAAAGCAGCGTTGGATAACCCTCTCGCCTTTGCCGAGGCCCAGCGAGTGGATAAACGTGTAGACGAAAGCGCAGAACTGGCGACATATCAGGCCGCATATGTCGCCAACGCCGACAAGTGGGCGCGCTGGGATCGCCTCTACGAGGCCGGGGGCATTGACGCCAACGAGCTGTTGACGCACCGCGCCGAAATCCAGGCCGCGCAGCAAGCGCTACAGGCGCGGATCACCGCCATTGAGAGCATAGCACAACGCGAGGCCAGCCGCCACAACCGCCTGGTGGAGCTGGCCTCTACTCTGGATACCCTGGACACGTTGCCGCCGGAGCGTCTATCCCAGTTATATCGCCTCCTCATTGCCCGCGTGATCGTGCACCGCGCCTATCCGCCCTGCATCGAATGGTTGTAA